From the Cupriavidus necator N-1 genome, one window contains:
- a CDS encoding CaiB/BaiF CoA transferase family protein yields MTQDNRNSLPLAGIRVVEFTHMVMGPTCGMILADLGAEVIKVEPPGGDKTRNLPGLGIGFFRAFNRNKKSVVLDITTEEGRAAAAELAGQSDVLLENFRPGLMQKLGLDYATLSRDYPHLIYVSHKGFLPGPYENRLALDEVVQMMGGLSYMTGPSGRPLRAGTSVNDIMGGMFGAIGVLAALRERDRTGRGQEIQSALFENCVFLASQHMQQFAMTGEAPPPMPSRVSAWSVYDVFTLAGDEQLFIGAVSDKQFVTLCQVLEHPELLDKPEYVSNASRVAVRPQLLDELGAILRHHRSAELAPKLEAAGIPYAPIVRPDQLLDDPHLLASGGLVPMQADDGSTTPTVLLPLLMGGRRPGVRRPLPRAGEHNEEILSQLGQGRNG; encoded by the coding sequence ATGACCCAAGACAACAGAAACTCCCTGCCGCTGGCCGGCATCCGCGTGGTCGAATTCACGCATATGGTGATGGGCCCCACCTGCGGCATGATCCTGGCCGACCTGGGCGCCGAAGTGATCAAGGTAGAGCCGCCCGGCGGCGACAAGACGCGCAACCTGCCGGGCCTGGGCATCGGCTTCTTCCGCGCCTTCAACCGCAACAAGAAGAGCGTGGTGCTGGACATCACCACCGAGGAAGGGCGCGCCGCCGCGGCCGAGCTGGCGGGCCAGAGCGACGTGCTGCTGGAGAACTTCCGGCCCGGCCTGATGCAGAAGCTGGGGCTGGACTACGCCACGCTGTCGCGCGACTACCCGCACCTGATCTACGTCTCGCACAAGGGCTTCCTGCCCGGCCCGTACGAGAACCGGCTGGCGCTGGACGAGGTGGTGCAGATGATGGGCGGCCTGTCCTACATGACCGGCCCAAGCGGGCGTCCGCTGCGCGCGGGCACCTCGGTCAACGACATCATGGGCGGCATGTTCGGCGCCATCGGCGTGCTGGCCGCGCTGCGCGAGCGCGACCGCACCGGGCGCGGCCAGGAGATCCAGAGCGCGCTGTTCGAGAACTGCGTGTTCCTCGCCTCGCAGCATATGCAGCAGTTTGCAATGACCGGCGAGGCGCCGCCGCCGATGCCGTCGCGCGTGTCGGCGTGGAGCGTGTATGACGTCTTCACGCTGGCCGGCGACGAGCAGCTGTTTATCGGCGCCGTCAGCGACAAGCAGTTCGTGACGTTGTGCCAGGTGCTGGAGCACCCGGAGCTTCTCGACAAGCCCGAGTACGTCAGCAATGCCTCGCGCGTGGCGGTGCGTCCGCAACTGCTCGATGAGCTGGGCGCAATCCTGCGCCACCACCGCAGCGCAGAACTGGCGCCCAAGCTCGAAGCCGCCGGCATCCCGTATGCGCCGATCGTGCGCCCGGACCAGTTGCTCGACGATCCGCACCTGCTTGCCAGCGGCGGGCTGGTGCCGATGCAGGCCGACGATGGCTCGACCACGCCCACGGTGCTGCTGCCGCTGCTGATGGGCGGGCGCCGCCCGGGCGTGCGGCGGCCGCTGCCCAGGGCCGGCGAGCACAACGAAGAGATCCTGTCGCAGCTCGGCCAGGGCCGCAACGGCTGA
- a CDS encoding hydroxymethylglutaryl-CoA lyase, with protein MSVPFPRHAVIREVGLRDGLQSIRTILPTASKEAWIRGAYAAGLRELEVGSFVPAHLLPQLADTAQLVAFARTLPGLFVSVLVPNLRGAQDALASGADLMLVPLSASHAHSLANLRKTPDEVVAEVARIRAARDASGAKTLIEGGVGTAFGCTLQGHVDPDEVLRLMQALLDAGADRVSLADTVGYADPRMVRELFARAVDIAGDRFWCGHFHDTRGLGLANVHAALETGVSRFDACLAGIGGCPHAPGASGNVTTEDLAYMLGSMGIDTGIDIGRLLALREDVAGWLKDETLHGTLWRAGLPKTFPAQHAGAAA; from the coding sequence ATGTCTGTTCCCTTTCCCCGCCACGCCGTTATCCGCGAAGTCGGATTGCGCGATGGCCTGCAGAGCATCCGCACCATCCTGCCCACGGCCAGCAAGGAAGCGTGGATTCGCGGCGCCTACGCGGCCGGCCTGCGTGAGCTGGAAGTCGGCTCGTTCGTGCCCGCGCACCTGCTGCCGCAACTGGCCGATACCGCGCAGCTGGTCGCGTTCGCGCGCACGCTGCCGGGCCTGTTCGTCTCAGTGCTGGTGCCCAACCTGCGCGGCGCGCAGGATGCGCTGGCCAGCGGTGCGGACCTGATGCTCGTGCCGCTGTCGGCCAGCCATGCGCACAGCCTGGCCAACCTGCGCAAGACGCCGGACGAGGTGGTGGCGGAAGTCGCCCGCATCCGCGCCGCGCGCGATGCCAGCGGCGCGAAGACGCTGATTGAGGGCGGTGTCGGCACCGCGTTCGGCTGCACGCTGCAGGGCCATGTCGATCCCGATGAAGTGCTGCGCCTGATGCAGGCGCTGCTCGATGCCGGCGCCGACCGCGTCAGCCTGGCCGATACCGTCGGCTATGCCGACCCGCGCATGGTGCGCGAGCTGTTTGCGCGCGCCGTCGATATCGCCGGCGATCGCTTCTGGTGCGGCCATTTCCACGATACCCGCGGGCTTGGCCTGGCCAACGTCCACGCGGCGCTGGAAACCGGCGTGAGCCGCTTTGACGCTTGCCTGGCCGGCATCGGCGGCTGCCCGCACGCGCCCGGCGCCAGCGGCAATGTCACGACCGAAGACCTGGCCTACATGCTCGGCAGCATGGGCATCGACACCGGCATCGATATCGGCCGCCTGCTGGCGCTGCGTGAAGACGTGGCTGGCTGGCTCAAGGACGAAACCCTGCACGGCACGCTGTGGCGCGCCGGCCTGCCCAAGACCTTCCCGGCCCAGCACGCTGGCGCCGCTGCCTGA
- a CDS encoding LysR family transcriptional regulator, which produces MRDLDLTTLRLFIAVCETRNMARAGEQEHIVASAISKRLAQLEETVGATLLERRRRGVIPTPAGEMVLAHARAMLAAADRVARDMADYGAGIRGQVRLLATVSSMAESLPDDIAAFLQQPVNRDVRVTIEESLSSDVVRALREGSAPLGICWDAADLEGFQTRPYRTDHLAAVVHASHPLAQAADCRFEDTLDCDHIGMPAQTAVQTMLTRYAAILGRGIAYRAVVSTFDAALRCVRANLGITIIPAEIAAPIAPTFGLRVIPLRNDWARRRFAICFRDLELLSPAARLLVAFLEQTAAAEAAAAPADTAPVRKPRRNRQ; this is translated from the coding sequence ATGCGAGACCTCGACCTCACCACCCTGCGCCTGTTCATCGCCGTCTGCGAAACCCGCAACATGGCGCGCGCGGGCGAGCAGGAGCACATCGTGGCATCCGCCATCAGCAAGCGGTTGGCGCAACTGGAGGAGACCGTGGGCGCAACCCTGCTGGAACGCCGCCGCCGCGGCGTGATCCCGACGCCCGCGGGCGAGATGGTGCTGGCGCATGCGCGCGCCATGCTGGCGGCGGCGGACCGCGTCGCGCGGGACATGGCCGACTACGGCGCCGGCATCCGCGGGCAGGTGCGGCTGCTGGCCACGGTGTCGTCGATGGCCGAATCGCTGCCGGACGATATTGCCGCCTTCCTGCAGCAACCGGTCAACCGCGACGTGCGCGTGACCATCGAGGAAAGCCTGAGCAGCGACGTGGTGCGCGCGCTGCGCGAGGGCTCGGCGCCGCTGGGGATCTGCTGGGACGCGGCCGACCTGGAAGGCTTCCAGACCCGGCCCTACCGCACCGACCACCTCGCGGCAGTGGTACATGCCTCGCATCCGCTGGCGCAGGCCGCCGACTGCCGCTTCGAGGACACGCTGGACTGCGACCATATCGGCATGCCCGCCCAGACCGCGGTGCAGACCATGCTGACGCGCTATGCGGCCATCCTCGGGCGCGGCATTGCCTACCGCGCGGTGGTCTCGACCTTCGACGCTGCGCTGCGCTGTGTGCGGGCCAACCTGGGCATCACCATCATCCCGGCCGAGATCGCCGCGCCGATCGCGCCCACCTTCGGCCTGCGCGTGATCCCGCTGCGCAACGACTGGGCGCGGCGGCGCTTTGCCATCTGCTTCCGCGACCTGGAACTGCTGTCACCGGCGGCGCGGCTGCTGGTGGCCTTCCTTGAACAGACCGCGGCAGCGGAAGCGGCGGCCGCCCCCGCGGACACCGCGCCAGTGCGCAAGCCACGGCGCAATCGGCAATGA
- a CDS encoding SDR family NAD(P)-dependent oxidoreductase: MNFNDKNVLITGAHGNLGRAVAQAFAQAGARVVLLDRHVAPLPEAGTGHLALQADLLDAAQLSEAVAQAVQAGGRIDVVCNLAGGFAMGPSVHETSADAWNHLFDMNVGTVLNMARAVVPHMLAAGGGAIVNVGANSAARGLAQMSAYCASKDALARVTESMSAELRDQGIRVNAVLPSVLDTPENRQAMPDADATRWVSLDALADVILFLASDAARAVQGALLPVVNRA, from the coding sequence ATGAACTTCAACGACAAGAACGTATTGATCACCGGCGCACACGGCAACCTGGGCCGCGCCGTGGCGCAGGCCTTTGCGCAGGCAGGCGCGCGCGTGGTGCTGCTGGACCGGCATGTGGCGCCGCTGCCCGAAGCGGGCACGGGCCACCTGGCGCTGCAGGCGGACCTGCTTGATGCCGCCCAACTGAGCGAGGCCGTCGCGCAAGCGGTTCAGGCCGGCGGGCGCATCGACGTGGTGTGCAACCTGGCCGGCGGCTTCGCCATGGGCCCAAGCGTGCATGAAACCAGCGCCGACGCCTGGAACCACCTGTTCGACATGAACGTGGGCACGGTGCTGAACATGGCGCGCGCGGTGGTGCCACACATGCTGGCCGCCGGCGGCGGCGCCATCGTCAACGTGGGCGCCAACTCGGCGGCGCGCGGGCTGGCGCAGATGAGCGCCTATTGCGCCTCGAAGGACGCGCTGGCGCGCGTGACTGAATCGATGTCGGCAGAGCTGCGCGACCAGGGCATCCGCGTCAACGCGGTGCTGCCCAGCGTGCTGGATACGCCGGAGAACCGCCAGGCCATGCCGGATGCCGATGCCACGCGCTGGGTCAGCCTGGACGCGCTGGCCGATGTGATCCTGTTCCTGGCCTCGGATGCGGCTCGCGCCGTGCAAGGCGCGCTGCTGCCGGTGGTCAACCGCGCCTGA
- a CDS encoding LysR family transcriptional regulator has product MNIGSKDLNLLYVFHVLYQEGNASRAAARMALSQPALSHKLNRLRDELGDPLFVRAPRGLTPTPRAHALAPQVQRLVGDLDAFYDACAGHDYLARSEHLHIYTTDYMEQLLLPALLPRLRSQAPGVVLVTHNTRGELPREELEKGTCDLAIAGFYENLPDTFHQQRLCSEDFVVLASRANPRIADGLDLDAFLACEHLLTTLTGDLNGVVDRALARQGHKRTVVAGLSSFLAPSRLVRGTELLLTCLRSVAEEAVARDRELVLLPVPFALPQVDMMQIWHARTDADRLRRWLRQQIQEVASGISAAEPAARKPRVRRG; this is encoded by the coding sequence ATGAATATCGGCAGCAAGGACCTTAACCTGCTGTACGTGTTCCACGTGCTGTATCAGGAGGGCAATGCCTCGCGCGCGGCCGCGCGTATGGCGCTGAGCCAGCCGGCGCTGAGCCACAAGCTCAACCGCCTGCGCGACGAGCTGGGCGATCCGCTGTTCGTGCGTGCGCCGCGTGGCCTGACGCCTACGCCGCGCGCGCATGCGCTGGCGCCGCAGGTGCAGCGGCTGGTCGGGGACCTCGACGCGTTCTATGACGCCTGTGCCGGCCACGATTACCTGGCGCGCAGCGAGCACCTGCATATCTACACCACCGACTACATGGAGCAGCTGCTGCTGCCCGCCCTGCTGCCGCGGCTGCGCAGCCAGGCGCCGGGCGTGGTGCTGGTCACGCACAACACGCGCGGCGAGCTGCCGCGCGAGGAACTGGAGAAGGGCACCTGCGACCTGGCGATCGCGGGCTTCTATGAGAACCTGCCTGATACCTTCCATCAGCAGCGGCTATGCAGCGAGGACTTCGTGGTGCTGGCCTCGCGCGCCAATCCGCGCATCGCCGACGGCCTCGATCTCGACGCCTTCCTGGCGTGCGAGCACCTGCTGACCACGCTGACCGGCGACCTCAACGGCGTGGTCGACCGCGCGCTGGCCCGGCAGGGGCACAAGCGCACAGTAGTGGCGGGGTTGTCGAGCTTCCTTGCCCCGAGCCGGCTGGTGCGCGGCACGGAACTGCTGCTGACCTGCCTGCGCTCGGTCGCGGAAGAGGCGGTGGCGCGCGATCGTGAACTGGTGCTGCTGCCGGTGCCGTTCGCACTGCCCCAGGTCGACATGATGCAGATCTGGCACGCGCGCACCGATGCTGACCGGCTGCGGCGCTGGCTGCGCCAGCAGATCCAGGAGGTGGCTAGCGGCATCAGCGCGGCCGAGCCGGCCGCGCGCAAGCCCCGCGTCAGGCGCGGTTGA
- a CDS encoding type 1 glutamine amidotransferase domain-containing protein, with the protein MNILMVLTSHDQLGNTGHKTGFWLEEFAAPYYVFKDAGADITLASPKGDQPPIDPKSDDPGAQTDATRRFQSDPAAKAALASTLTLDQVKAEDFDAIFYPGGHGPLWDLAEDNRSVALIEQFDRAGKPVGAVCHAPAVFRHTKSADGEPLVKGKEVTGFTNSEEEAVQLTKVVPFLVEDMLKANGGRFTRGEDWASYVVVAGRLVTGQNPASSDAVAEALLKMLK; encoded by the coding sequence ATGAACATCCTGATGGTGCTGACCTCCCACGACCAGTTGGGCAATACCGGCCACAAGACCGGCTTCTGGCTGGAGGAATTCGCCGCGCCCTACTACGTCTTCAAGGACGCCGGCGCCGACATCACGCTGGCCTCGCCCAAGGGCGACCAACCGCCGATCGACCCGAAAAGCGACGATCCCGGCGCCCAGACCGATGCCACCCGGCGCTTCCAAAGTGACCCGGCCGCCAAGGCTGCGCTGGCCAGCACGCTGACGCTGGACCAGGTGAAGGCGGAAGACTTCGACGCCATCTTCTATCCGGGCGGCCACGGCCCGCTGTGGGATCTGGCCGAAGACAACCGCTCGGTCGCGCTGATCGAGCAGTTCGACCGCGCCGGCAAGCCGGTGGGAGCGGTATGCCACGCACCGGCGGTGTTCCGCCATACCAAGAGCGCGGACGGGGAACCGCTGGTCAAGGGCAAGGAGGTGACCGGCTTCACCAACAGTGAGGAAGAAGCCGTGCAGCTGACCAAGGTGGTGCCCTTCCTGGTGGAGGACATGCTCAAGGCCAACGGCGGGCGGTTCACGCGTGGCGAGGACTGGGCCAGCTATGTCGTGGTCGCAGGGCGACTGGTGACGGGGCAGAATCCGGCATCGTCTGATGCGGTGGCGGAGGCGTTGTTGAAGATGTTGAAGTAA
- a CDS encoding penicillin acylase family protein, whose protein sequence is MLRTPRRLIAALALLATTIPAAMAEVPARNNLLAVPGLEKPASVLVDRWGVPHIYAGTLYDAFFVQGFMAARDRLWQIDLWRKRGLGEMARDFGPAYADGDRMARAVLFRGDMYREWLAYGSDAKRVAEAFVAGVNAYVALTEQRPELLPPEFRKLNYKPARWQAEDIVRIRHHGLTLNFTGEVERAQLYCQAKQDAPRADWLRRELDPQIEPRLSPGIDPCTVPAAELRRAYELATAAARFPKEAWGNAQAASIPLDQLYALVDPNSDTGRSLGSNNWVIGGKRTTTGRPILANDPHRSHGAPSLRYISHLNAPGMSVIGAGEPFLPGISIGHNGTIAFGLTRFYMDQEDLYGYELNPANPHEYKYKGRWEPMETITEEIVVKGESTPRKVTIDFTRHGPVLVADAGRAQAWALRAAWLDYGMAPYFGSMDYMRARNWDQFRAAMNRWGAPGENQVYADTSGNIGWIPGGLTVKRPNWDGLTPVAGDGRYEWAGYRNMDELPWAFNPAPGYIVTANENNIPPEHPAAKLGVGYEWSDSSRARRLKALVGANARSSVQDSMAWQNDTVSLPAQRAVAMLQDVRSDDPQLARGLDLLRNWDGNERADSAAAALFEVWFSKHLRQAVVRAALPPEAARLVGAGDAARVLAVREQPGPRMPVERRNAVMLESLKAAMAELEAKLGPDPRAWQWGKLHTAVFTHPMDPILSDAERQQFNVNAGPIGGSAFTPMNTSYRNTDFRLTAGASFRMVLDVGNWDASRVVNTPGQSGNPASPHYRDLAPLWAKGEYFPLVYTRKAVEKASRERLELVPQ, encoded by the coding sequence ATGTTACGCACCCCCCGCCGCCTGATCGCTGCGCTGGCCCTGCTCGCCACTACCATCCCGGCCGCCATGGCCGAAGTCCCCGCCCGCAACAACCTGCTTGCCGTGCCCGGCCTGGAGAAGCCCGCCAGCGTGCTGGTCGACCGCTGGGGCGTGCCGCATATCTATGCCGGCACGCTCTACGACGCCTTCTTCGTCCAGGGCTTCATGGCCGCGCGCGACCGCCTGTGGCAGATCGACCTGTGGCGCAAGCGCGGACTTGGCGAGATGGCCAGGGATTTCGGCCCGGCCTATGCCGATGGCGACCGCATGGCGCGCGCGGTGCTGTTCCGCGGCGACATGTACCGCGAATGGCTGGCGTATGGCTCCGACGCCAAGCGCGTGGCCGAGGCCTTCGTGGCCGGGGTGAACGCCTATGTGGCGCTGACCGAGCAGAGGCCCGAGCTGCTGCCGCCCGAATTCCGCAAGCTCAACTACAAGCCTGCGCGCTGGCAGGCCGAAGACATCGTGCGCATCCGCCACCACGGCCTGACGCTCAACTTCACCGGCGAAGTCGAACGCGCCCAGCTCTATTGCCAGGCCAAACAGGACGCCCCGCGTGCCGACTGGCTGCGCCGCGAACTCGACCCGCAGATCGAGCCCAGGCTCAGTCCCGGCATCGACCCCTGCACGGTTCCCGCCGCCGAACTGCGCCGCGCCTACGAACTGGCCACCGCCGCAGCGCGCTTCCCGAAAGAGGCGTGGGGCAATGCGCAGGCCGCCAGCATCCCGCTCGACCAGCTCTACGCACTGGTGGACCCCAACAGCGACACCGGCCGCAGCCTCGGGTCGAACAACTGGGTCATCGGCGGCAAGCGCACCACCACCGGCCGCCCGATCCTGGCCAACGACCCGCACCGCTCGCACGGCGCGCCCAGCCTGCGCTATATCAGCCACCTGAACGCGCCGGGAATGTCGGTAATCGGCGCGGGCGAGCCGTTCCTGCCCGGCATCTCGATCGGGCACAACGGCACCATCGCCTTCGGCCTGACGCGCTTCTACATGGACCAGGAGGACCTGTACGGCTACGAGCTCAATCCGGCCAACCCGCATGAGTACAAGTACAAGGGCCGCTGGGAACCGATGGAGACCATCACCGAAGAGATCGTGGTCAAGGGCGAGTCCACCCCGCGCAAAGTCACCATCGACTTCACGCGCCACGGCCCGGTGCTGGTCGCCGATGCCGGCCGCGCACAGGCCTGGGCGCTGCGCGCCGCGTGGCTCGACTACGGCATGGCGCCGTACTTCGGCTCGATGGACTATATGCGCGCGCGCAACTGGGACCAATTCCGCGCCGCCATGAACCGCTGGGGCGCGCCCGGCGAAAACCAGGTCTATGCCGACACCAGCGGCAACATCGGCTGGATCCCGGGAGGGCTGACCGTCAAGCGGCCCAACTGGGACGGCCTCACGCCGGTGGCGGGCGATGGCCGCTACGAGTGGGCCGGCTACCGCAACATGGACGAGCTGCCGTGGGCCTTCAATCCCGCGCCAGGCTATATCGTCACCGCCAACGAGAACAACATCCCGCCCGAGCACCCCGCCGCGAAACTTGGCGTGGGCTACGAATGGAGCGACAGCTCGCGCGCGCGCCGGCTCAAGGCTCTGGTGGGAGCCAATGCGCGCAGCTCGGTGCAGGACTCGATGGCGTGGCAGAACGACACCGTGTCGCTGCCGGCGCAGCGCGCGGTCGCGATGCTGCAGGATGTGCGCAGCGATGACCCGCAACTGGCCCGCGGCCTGGACCTGCTGCGCAACTGGGACGGCAACGAGCGCGCGGACAGCGCCGCCGCGGCACTGTTCGAGGTCTGGTTTAGCAAGCACCTGCGCCAGGCCGTGGTGCGCGCCGCGCTGCCGCCAGAAGCCGCGCGGCTGGTGGGCGCGGGCGATGCCGCGCGCGTGCTGGCGGTGCGGGAGCAGCCCGGGCCGCGGATGCCGGTGGAGCGGCGCAATGCGGTGATGCTGGAATCGCTGAAAGCCGCCATGGCCGAACTCGAAGCCAAGCTCGGCCCCGATCCGCGCGCATGGCAATGGGGCAAGCTCCACACCGCCGTGTTCACGCATCCGATGGACCCGATCCTGAGCGACGCGGAACGCCAGCAGTTCAACGTCAACGCCGGCCCGATCGGCGGCTCGGCCTTCACGCCGATGAACACCAGCTACCGCAACACGGACTTCCGCCTGACCGCCGGCGCGTCGTTCCGCATGGTGCTGGACGTGGGCAACTGGGATGCCTCGCGCGTGGTCAACACGCCGGGGCAGTCAGGGAATCCGGCCAGCCCGCATTACCGGGACCTGGCGCCGTTGTGGGCGAAGGGGGAGTATTTCCCGCTGGTGTATACGCGCAAGGCGGTGGAGAAGGCTAGCCGGGAACGGTTGGAGTTGGTGCCGCAGTGA
- a CDS encoding sulfite reductase subunit alpha, protein MPSAIAGASWLAVAGGVALSVLGPSRMAMAAGVVAAYAGFCSAVLAHHRQRRARVAALGGTEAGATLVAYASQTGFAEQLALQTATALQGAGVPVQLLSLADVDARRLQTCRQALFLVSTTGEGDAPDSASGFARRLLAGADGLQSLRYGILALGDSSYARFCAFGHALDGWLQRHRAQPLFDLVEVDNGDAGALRHWQNHLSALSGGAEIADWERPRYDSWRLVQRHHLNPGSQGAPAFHLSLAPQGDAAMDWQAGDIAEIGPCHAPAEVERLLARLGLDGATPVRCDGRDTTLVEAVATRMPLPEPHFAAMQGLPPQQLVDTLPPLPHREYSIASLPQDGHLELLVRQTRYGDGRLGLASGWLTEHAAVGARIALRIRTNRSFHPPADDRPLIVVGNGTGLAGLRAQLKARAAAGQRRNWLLFGERSAQHDAFFAGELAAWQADGTLRRVDHAWSRDGGAPRYVQDALRAQGETVRQWVADGAAVYVCGSLQGMAGGVHDALAGILGEDALRRLADDGRYRRDVY, encoded by the coding sequence ATGCCGTCCGCCATCGCTGGCGCAAGCTGGCTTGCCGTTGCCGGCGGCGTCGCGCTGTCCGTGCTGGGGCCGTCGCGCATGGCCATGGCGGCCGGCGTGGTGGCAGCCTATGCGGGCTTCTGCAGCGCGGTGCTTGCACACCATCGCCAGCGGCGCGCGCGCGTGGCGGCACTGGGTGGTACGGAAGCGGGTGCGACGCTGGTTGCCTATGCCTCGCAGACCGGGTTTGCCGAACAGCTGGCGCTGCAGACCGCCACCGCGCTGCAGGGCGCGGGCGTGCCGGTGCAACTGCTGTCGCTGGCCGATGTCGATGCGCGGCGCCTGCAGACATGCCGTCAGGCGCTGTTCCTGGTCAGCACCACCGGCGAGGGCGACGCCCCCGACAGCGCGTCCGGCTTTGCGCGCCGCTTGCTGGCTGGCGCGGATGGCCTGCAGTCCTTGCGCTACGGCATCCTCGCGCTCGGCGACAGCAGCTACGCGCGCTTCTGCGCCTTCGGCCACGCGCTCGACGGCTGGCTGCAGCGCCACCGTGCGCAGCCGCTGTTTGACCTGGTCGAAGTCGACAACGGCGACGCCGGCGCCCTGCGCCACTGGCAGAACCACCTGTCGGCCCTGAGCGGCGGCGCCGAGATTGCCGACTGGGAACGCCCGCGCTATGACAGCTGGCGGCTCGTGCAACGCCACCATCTGAACCCCGGCAGCCAGGGCGCGCCGGCGTTCCACCTGTCGCTGGCGCCGCAGGGCGATGCGGCAATGGACTGGCAAGCCGGCGACATCGCCGAGATCGGCCCGTGCCACGCGCCGGCCGAGGTTGAACGGCTGCTGGCGCGGCTTGGCCTGGACGGCGCCACGCCCGTGCGCTGCGATGGCCGCGACACCACCCTGGTCGAGGCCGTGGCCACGCGCATGCCATTGCCCGAACCGCACTTCGCGGCGATGCAGGGCCTGCCGCCGCAGCAACTGGTGGACACGCTGCCGCCGCTGCCGCACCGCGAGTATTCGATCGCCTCGCTGCCGCAGGACGGGCACCTCGAACTGCTGGTGCGGCAGACCCGCTACGGCGACGGCCGCCTCGGCCTGGCCTCCGGCTGGCTGACCGAGCACGCGGCCGTGGGCGCCCGCATCGCGCTGCGCATCCGTACCAACCGCAGCTTCCACCCGCCGGCCGATGACCGGCCCCTGATCGTGGTCGGCAATGGCACCGGGCTGGCCGGCCTGCGCGCCCAGCTCAAGGCCCGCGCCGCGGCCGGGCAGCGCCGCAACTGGCTGCTGTTCGGCGAGCGCTCGGCGCAGCATGACGCGTTCTTTGCCGGGGAACTGGCCGCATGGCAGGCCGACGGCACGCTGCGGCGCGTGGACCATGCCTGGTCGCGCGACGGCGGCGCGCCGCGCTACGTGCAGGACGCCCTGCGCGCACAGGGCGAGACGGTACGCCAATGGGTGGCGGACGGCGCGGCCGTCTACGTCTGCGGCAGCCTGCAGGGCATGGCCGGCGGCGTCCATGACGCACTGGCGGGGATCCTCGGCGAAGACGCGCTGCGCCGGCTTGCCGACGACGGCCGCTACCGGCGCGACGTCTACTGA
- a CDS encoding FAD:protein FMN transferase, producing MPGLNRVLVPVALTAPPQPPAADTRLQRWGGVTMGTTWSVAALLPPAADAHGIAAGIQAVLDGVITQMSNWEADSDLSRFNRAAPGNWHALPDDCFAVLQCALQVARDSGGAYDPSAGPLVDLWGFGPAPARSAPPSPDAVQATRSRCGWARIEVDAAGRRARQPGGLSLDFCAIAKGFAVDAVARYLCEQGLDHHLTEIGGELRGHGVKPDVMPWWVALESPPGLDSDAAGQTRVALHGLSVATSGDYRRYFDSDGRRYAHTIDPRTGYPASHALASVTVIHGQCMLADALSTALTVLGPEAGMAHARRHGIAARFLVRTPDGFDEHLSPAFAAMLA from the coding sequence ATGCCGGGTTTGAACCGCGTCCTGGTCCCCGTTGCGCTGACCGCGCCGCCGCAGCCGCCCGCCGCCGACACGCGGCTGCAGCGCTGGGGCGGCGTGACCATGGGCACGACCTGGTCGGTGGCGGCGCTGCTGCCGCCCGCGGCGGATGCTCACGGCATCGCCGCCGGCATCCAGGCCGTGCTCGATGGCGTGATCACGCAGATGAGCAACTGGGAAGCGGATTCCGACCTGAGTCGCTTCAACCGCGCGGCGCCGGGCAACTGGCACGCGCTGCCGGATGATTGCTTCGCGGTGCTGCAATGCGCGCTGCAGGTGGCGCGCGACAGCGGCGGCGCCTATGATCCGAGCGCCGGCCCGCTGGTGGACCTGTGGGGCTTCGGCCCCGCCCCGGCGCGCAGCGCGCCACCGTCGCCAGACGCGGTGCAGGCCACGCGCAGCCGCTGCGGCTGGGCCCGCATCGAAGTCGATGCGGCGGGCCGGCGCGCCCGGCAGCCAGGCGGCCTGTCGCTGGACTTCTGCGCCATCGCCAAGGGCTTTGCCGTCGACGCGGTAGCGCGCTACCTGTGTGAACAGGGCCTGGACCACCACCTGACTGAGATCGGCGGCGAACTGCGCGGCCATGGCGTCAAGCCCGACGTCATGCCGTGGTGGGTCGCGCTGGAATCACCACCCGGCCTGGACAGCGATGCCGCGGGGCAGACGCGGGTGGCGCTGCACGGCCTGTCCGTCGCCACCTCCGGCGACTATCGCCGCTATTTCGACAGTGACGGTCGCCGCTACGCCCATACCATCGATCCGCGCACCGGCTATCCGGCCAGCCACGCGCTGGCCTCGGTCACGGTCATCCATGGGCAGTGCATGCTGGCCGATGCGCTGTCCACCGCGCTGACCGTGCTGGGCCCGGAGGCCGGCATGGCGCACGCGCGCCGCCACGGCATTGCTGCGCGTTTCCTGGTGCGCACGCCGGACGGCTTCGACGAACATCTGTCGCCGGCCTTTGCCGCGATGCTGGCATGA